One genomic window of Elusimicrobiota bacterium includes the following:
- a CDS encoding nitronate monooxygenase family protein, with translation MPGRLQPLRIGDLKVRLPIVQGGMGVMVSTAALASAVADCGAAGTIAGVALGYGTPENESDYLAASRNALREEIRKAKAATDGVVGVNILGALTNYDELARTAAQAGADFIASGAGLPLSLPQHAEGTETRLIPIVSSGRAASIIARGWKKRYGRVPDAFIVEGPMAGGHLGFRKDEVQAPVPGVLEARVLEVLAVARDCAAAPVPVIAAGGIFDGKDAARFLALGASGVQIATRLVATYECSVSQPFKDLYVSARPEDVVIIDSPVGMPGRAIRTPFVDRLLRGEGEPFHCGYQCLKTCDPRTAPYCIAKALFNAVKGDLDHAVVFAGLNVSRVHEIVSTRELLSGFVAEAEAELARLS, from the coding sequence ATGCCTGGAAGACTGCAGCCGTTGCGCATCGGAGACCTGAAGGTCCGACTGCCCATCGTGCAGGGCGGCATGGGCGTCATGGTGTCCACCGCCGCGCTGGCTTCGGCCGTGGCGGACTGCGGGGCCGCCGGCACCATCGCGGGGGTGGCCCTGGGCTACGGCACCCCGGAGAACGAGAGCGATTACCTCGCCGCCTCGCGCAACGCCCTGCGCGAGGAGATCCGCAAGGCCAAGGCCGCCACCGACGGCGTCGTCGGCGTCAACATCCTCGGGGCGCTGACCAACTACGACGAGCTCGCGCGCACGGCGGCCCAAGCCGGGGCGGACTTCATCGCCTCCGGGGCCGGGCTGCCCCTCAGCCTGCCTCAACACGCGGAGGGGACCGAAACGCGCCTGATCCCGATCGTCTCCTCGGGCCGGGCCGCCTCCATCATCGCCCGGGGCTGGAAGAAGCGCTACGGCCGGGTCCCGGACGCCTTCATCGTGGAAGGCCCGATGGCCGGCGGGCATCTCGGCTTCCGCAAGGACGAGGTCCAAGCCCCGGTCCCGGGCGTCCTGGAAGCGCGGGTCCTGGAGGTGCTGGCCGTGGCGCGGGACTGCGCCGCTGCCCCCGTGCCCGTGATCGCGGCGGGCGGCATCTTCGACGGCAAGGACGCGGCCCGTTTCCTGGCGCTGGGGGCCTCCGGGGTGCAGATCGCCACCCGGCTGGTGGCCACTTACGAGTGCTCGGTCTCTCAGCCCTTCAAAGACTTGTATGTCTCGGCGCGGCCGGAGGATGTGGTCATCATCGACAGCCCGGTGGGCATGCCGGGACGGGCCATACGCACGCCTTTCGTGGACCGCCTGCTGCGCGGAGAGGGCGAGCCCTTCCACTGCGGCTATCAGTGCCTCAAGACCTGCGATCCGCGCACGGCGCCCTACTGCATCGCCAAGGCCCTGTTCAACGCGGTGAAGGGCGACCTTGACCACGCGGTGGTCTTCGCGGGGCTCAATGTCTCCCGGGTGCATGAGATCGTCTCCACGCGCGAGCTGCTGTCAGGTTTTGTCGCCGAGGCCGAGGCCGAGCTCGCGCGCCTGAGTTAG
- a CDS encoding RecQ family ATP-dependent DNA helicase, which yields MGAWEEVLFRRWGHDSFRPLQREAVATALSGRDCMVVLPTGGGKSLCYQLPAALGRGLVLVVSPLIALMDDQVAAARKAGLAADALHSDLPEGRRGEALRRLASARTELLYLSPERLLAGDLLPRLSSRLFLIAVDEAHCISHWGHEFRPEYRRLAPVLERCPGAARMALTATATPAVQDDICAQLALRGPARLIGHPDRANLVYRVWPSRDRPRQVLAVVRRHEGAGGIVYARTRADVERLAEELQEAGVSCAAYHAGLPADERQSVHGAFVAGRLDVVVATVAFGMGIDRPDIRYVVHADTPGSLDRYQQESGRAGHDGRPAECVLLFSVRDLAALLRLRRKDGGLSSQRRRALLLQLRQMGGYGLGASCRHLLLSRHFGAADPPAPAGCGACDICLGETSLLDCARRWLGRLSLRFRLR from the coding sequence ATGGGAGCCTGGGAGGAAGTCCTGTTCCGCCGCTGGGGACACGATTCGTTCCGTCCCCTCCAGCGGGAGGCCGTGGCAACGGCGCTCTCCGGGCGCGACTGCATGGTGGTGCTCCCGACCGGAGGCGGCAAGAGCCTCTGCTACCAGCTCCCGGCGGCGCTGGGGCGGGGGCTCGTCCTGGTGGTCTCACCGCTCATCGCCCTCATGGACGACCAGGTGGCGGCCGCGCGCAAGGCCGGGCTGGCCGCCGACGCGCTCCACTCCGACCTGCCGGAGGGGCGCCGCGGCGAGGCCCTTCGCCGCCTGGCCAGCGCGCGCACCGAACTCCTCTACCTGAGCCCGGAGCGCCTCCTCGCAGGAGACCTCCTCCCGCGCCTCTCATCCCGGCTGTTCCTCATAGCGGTGGATGAGGCGCACTGCATCTCGCATTGGGGGCACGAGTTCAGGCCGGAGTACCGCCGCCTGGCTCCGGTCCTGGAGCGCTGCCCCGGAGCGGCGCGCATGGCCTTGACCGCGACCGCGACGCCCGCGGTGCAGGACGACATCTGCGCCCAGCTCGCCTTGCGCGGCCCCGCGCGCCTCATCGGCCATCCCGACCGCGCCAACCTCGTCTATCGGGTCTGGCCGTCGCGCGACCGGCCCCGGCAGGTCCTGGCGGTCGTGCGCCGCCACGAGGGCGCGGGCGGCATCGTCTACGCGCGCACCCGCGCAGACGTGGAGCGCCTGGCCGAAGAGCTCCAGGAGGCGGGAGTCTCCTGCGCGGCCTACCATGCGGGGCTGCCCGCCGACGAGCGGCAGAGCGTGCACGGCGCTTTCGTCGCCGGAAGGCTCGACGTCGTCGTCGCCACGGTCGCCTTCGGCATGGGCATAGACCGGCCGGACATCCGCTACGTCGTCCATGCCGACACGCCGGGCTCGCTGGACCGCTACCAGCAGGAGTCGGGCCGCGCGGGCCACGACGGCCGGCCGGCCGAGTGCGTCCTGCTGTTCTCGGTCCGGGACCTCGCCGCGCTCCTGCGGCTGCGGCGCAAGGACGGGGGACTCTCCTCGCAGCGCCGCCGCGCCCTCCTCCTCCAACTCCGCCAGATGGGCGGCTACGGGCTGGGCGCGAGCTGCCGGCACCTGCTGCTTTCCAGGCATTTCGGCGCGGCCGACCCTCCGGCGCCGGCGGGCTGCGGGGCCTGCGACATCTGCCTGGGCGAGACGAGCCTTCTGGACTGCGCGCGCCGCTGGCTGGGACGGCTCAGCCTCCGGTTCCGCCTGCGCTGA
- a CDS encoding MFS transporter: MHRVKSVINLTVIVAALGYFVDMFDLLLFPIVRQPSLTALGVVGQDQVRVGAYLLNWQMFGMLLGGILWGVLGDKKGRLSTLFGSITLYSLANLANAFVTSIPQYALWRFLAGLGLAGELGAAITLVSEILPKELRGYGTALVAAVGVFGTVTAALVGKYLTWQQAFLVGGGLGLALLCLRAGIRESFMFQNLSYAHVKKGNFLSLFTHWDRLGRYLRCTLIGLPMWFVVGILVIFIPEFAPSLEVSGRLDPAIAVACCYSGITIGSLASGFLSQIWGTRTKVVGLFMGMAFLGTAAYLLGRGFTPLTMYVIVSWLGLASGYWAVFVTMAAEQFGTNLRATVATTVPNFVRGSVVLITNGFLILKAPLGMLGSAWAVGLTCFALASVSLLGLKDTHGRDLNFVE; the protein is encoded by the coding sequence ATGCACAGGGTCAAGAGCGTCATCAACCTCACCGTGATCGTGGCTGCGCTGGGATATTTCGTGGACATGTTCGACCTTCTGCTGTTCCCCATAGTCCGCCAGCCGTCTTTGACCGCCTTGGGCGTGGTCGGGCAGGACCAGGTCCGGGTCGGGGCTTATCTGCTCAACTGGCAGATGTTCGGCATGCTGCTCGGCGGCATCCTTTGGGGAGTCCTGGGAGACAAGAAGGGCCGCCTCTCCACCTTGTTCGGGAGCATCACCCTGTACTCCCTGGCCAACCTGGCCAATGCCTTCGTGACGTCCATACCGCAATATGCCTTATGGCGGTTCCTGGCCGGTCTGGGCTTGGCCGGCGAGTTGGGCGCGGCCATCACCTTGGTCAGCGAGATCCTGCCCAAGGAACTGCGCGGCTACGGCACCGCGCTGGTGGCCGCGGTGGGCGTGTTCGGCACCGTGACCGCGGCCCTGGTGGGCAAGTACCTGACCTGGCAGCAGGCTTTCCTCGTGGGCGGCGGGCTGGGATTGGCCCTGCTCTGCCTGCGCGCCGGCATCCGGGAAAGCTTCATGTTCCAGAACCTGTCCTATGCCCACGTCAAGAAAGGCAACTTCCTGAGCCTGTTCACGCACTGGGACCGCCTGGGCCGCTACCTGCGCTGCACCTTGATCGGACTGCCCATGTGGTTCGTGGTCGGGATTCTGGTCATATTCATCCCGGAGTTCGCTCCCAGCCTGGAGGTCTCCGGCCGGCTCGACCCGGCCATCGCCGTGGCCTGCTGCTACAGCGGGATAACCATCGGCAGCCTGGCCTCCGGCTTCCTGAGCCAGATCTGGGGCACCCGCACCAAGGTGGTGGGCCTGTTCATGGGCATGGCCTTCCTGGGCACGGCCGCCTATCTGCTGGGGCGCGGGTTCACCCCGCTGACCATGTACGTCATCGTGTCCTGGCTGGGCCTGGCTTCGGGCTATTGGGCCGTGTTCGTGACCATGGCCGCGGAGCAGTTCGGCACCAACCTGCGCGCCACCGTGGCCACGACCGTGCCCAATTTCGTGCGGGGCTCGGTGGTCCTCATCACCAACGGCTTCCTCATCCTCAAGGCCCCGCTGGGCATGCTCGGCAGCGCCTGGGCCGTGGGCCTGACCTGCTTCGCTTTGGCTTCGGTCAGCCTGCTCGGGCTCAAGGATACCCACGGCCGCGACCTCAATTTCGTGGAATGA
- a CDS encoding thiamine pyrophosphate-dependent enzyme, producing MKMTPSALLTVSLLLSGSAASASPKAEKTALTRAIAAALVDAGARVVTNVPATGVTEVFDAFCDLSGQPKTYSYNEEVAYTVAHGAAIGGVRSAAVLKSHGFAKAANSVIDSLTAGNTAGFVVLVFNDESGEHSDTDFDTLPFVRGTKLPVVVPKPGAAYEDVLQAFRTSERLRVPVAVVLDSNDLAKEVSVARRRLPAPAAAYRRDVYQYLLFPLLAPYQQKMLEARLAGKPLTGEKPRLPIIPDQLSPQFQATARSYVPVFEAFKKVKGADAVTAGDTGTSTAFAFPPFDCIDMATYYGGSIPLAIGLYLSGKTNAWAVTGDYAFVAAGHMGLIEAVQRGIPLKVLILHNGFAAATGGQRIMPDVFERLLSGYKDHIRYIKHAEADADAARKVLAEAKASGRLEIIVAEVP from the coding sequence ATGAAAATGACCCCATCCGCGCTATTGACTGTCAGCCTCCTCCTGTCCGGGAGCGCCGCCTCGGCATCCCCCAAGGCCGAGAAGACGGCCCTGACCCGAGCCATCGCCGCCGCTCTTGTCGACGCCGGCGCGCGGGTCGTCACCAATGTCCCGGCCACCGGCGTCACCGAGGTGTTCGACGCCTTCTGCGACCTATCGGGACAGCCGAAGACCTACTCCTACAACGAGGAAGTGGCCTATACCGTGGCGCATGGCGCGGCCATCGGCGGGGTGCGGTCGGCGGCGGTCCTCAAGTCGCACGGCTTCGCCAAGGCCGCCAACAGCGTCATCGACTCCCTCACCGCGGGGAACACGGCCGGCTTCGTGGTGCTGGTGTTCAACGACGAGTCCGGCGAGCATTCCGACACCGACTTCGACACCTTGCCCTTCGTGCGCGGCACCAAGCTCCCTGTGGTCGTCCCCAAGCCCGGCGCGGCCTATGAGGACGTCCTGCAGGCTTTCCGGACCTCCGAGAGGCTCCGGGTCCCGGTCGCCGTGGTCCTGGACTCAAATGACCTCGCCAAGGAGGTGAGCGTGGCGCGCCGGCGGCTGCCCGCCCCGGCCGCCGCTTATCGGCGCGACGTGTACCAGTATCTCCTGTTTCCCTTGCTCGCGCCGTATCAGCAGAAGATGCTGGAGGCGCGGCTGGCCGGCAAGCCTTTAACGGGCGAGAAGCCCCGGCTTCCCATCATCCCGGACCAGCTCTCACCGCAGTTCCAGGCCACCGCCAGGAGCTATGTGCCGGTCTTCGAGGCGTTCAAGAAGGTCAAAGGCGCCGACGCCGTGACCGCCGGGGACACCGGGACGTCCACCGCCTTCGCCTTCCCTCCTTTCGACTGCATCGATATGGCGACCTATTACGGCGGCAGTATACCCTTGGCGATCGGCCTCTACCTGTCGGGGAAGACCAACGCCTGGGCCGTCACCGGGGATTACGCTTTCGTGGCCGCGGGCCATATGGGGCTGATCGAAGCCGTGCAGCGCGGGATCCCGCTGAAGGTCCTGATCCTCCATAACGGATTCGCGGCGGCCACCGGCGGCCAGCGCATCATGCCGGACGTGTTCGAGAGGCTGCTCAGCGGATATAAAGACCACATCCGCTACATCAAGCATGCCGAAGCGGACGCGGACGCGGCGCGCAAGGTCCTCGCCGAAGCCAAGGCCTCGGGCCGCCTTGAGATCATCGTCGCCGAAGTGCCCTGA